From Aedes albopictus strain Foshan chromosome 1, AalbF5, whole genome shotgun sequence, one genomic window encodes:
- the LOC109424301 gene encoding LOW QUALITY PROTEIN: immediate early response 3-interacting protein 1 (The sequence of the model RefSeq protein was modified relative to this genomic sequence to represent the inferred CDS: substituted 1 base at 1 genomic stop codon) — protein MFTLWSLIEASLLCLNAVCILHEERFLAKFGWGASAQVQXFGEAPTVKAQVLNLVRSIRTVAKIPLIFPNIVAIIFKLLLG, from the coding sequence ATGTTCACTCTGTGGTCACTTATTGAAGCTTCGCTTCTCTGCCTGAACGCCGTTTGCATTCTGCACGAGGAACGGTTCCTAGCGAAATTTGGATGGGGAGCGTCTGCCCAGGTCCAATGATTCGGTGAAGCCCCTACGGTAAAAGCTCAGGTTCTCAATCTTGTACGATCCATCAGAACGGTTGCCAAAATTCCACTGATATTCCCAAACATTGTGGCGATAATATTTAAGCTCTTATTAGGATAA